A stretch of Crossiella cryophila DNA encodes these proteins:
- a CDS encoding AAA family ATPase, protein MSDIRLVVCGLSSEMVVIGLRNSNLECYLEPVAENTDQLRLMTEGADPLIRGGRPLVFVMADSAGPPADVAAWLSTMSVQPSEQVAIVLLDTGKGRDFALPALEDRVTVHDWAGADAEPRSMFETVADVLAALPGGPGSAPKRVAEPHVLVVAGTRGGVGCSTVAFSLGAYLGAEATAGRKVCLVDLDLSCPALAAMTSTPTSSRRSLLLEQRITLNTINEHVTPLPAWRIDLVPGATAPLESRFVPPAAIATTLDRLAEHYDLVVVDAGRLRWDLDGPERAIIECASQILLVADPARGQANGLADLPDTLCGAAGHGFPPRHVGLVWNRVPIGDAPFEIPTLDGLGFADLQRLPDIGDAHVRAVAAGDAARVLHDNASWAARIHLLGEAVVGPGHITPISSDVADLLPTLQRNGTPRTETRTRRKFLARIRFAARAPGAAS, encoded by the coding sequence GTGAGTGATATCCGCCTGGTTGTCTGTGGCTTGTCCAGCGAGATGGTCGTTATTGGTCTCCGTAATTCCAATCTGGAGTGTTACCTCGAACCTGTTGCCGAAAACACCGATCAACTCCGCCTCATGACCGAGGGCGCCGATCCGCTCATACGTGGCGGCAGACCTTTGGTGTTCGTCATGGCAGACTCCGCCGGTCCTCCCGCGGACGTCGCCGCCTGGCTGAGCACGATGTCCGTCCAGCCGTCGGAGCAGGTGGCGATTGTGCTCTTGGACACCGGCAAGGGTCGGGACTTCGCCCTGCCGGCTCTTGAGGATCGCGTCACCGTCCACGACTGGGCGGGCGCGGATGCTGAGCCACGCAGCATGTTCGAGACCGTGGCGGACGTCCTCGCCGCCCTGCCTGGAGGCCCTGGCTCCGCTCCAAAACGGGTCGCGGAGCCGCATGTTCTGGTTGTGGCCGGGACCCGGGGCGGGGTGGGCTGTTCCACCGTCGCCTTCTCCCTCGGGGCCTACCTCGGCGCCGAGGCGACCGCGGGCAGGAAGGTCTGCCTCGTCGACCTCGACCTGAGCTGCCCGGCGCTCGCCGCCATGACCAGCACGCCGACGAGCAGCCGTCGATCGTTGTTGCTCGAACAGCGCATCACCCTGAATACGATCAACGAGCACGTCACTCCACTGCCCGCATGGCGAATCGACCTCGTGCCCGGCGCCACCGCGCCGCTGGAGTCCCGATTCGTCCCGCCGGCCGCGATAGCGACGACACTCGACCGCCTCGCCGAGCACTACGACCTGGTCGTGGTGGACGCCGGACGCCTGCGCTGGGACCTTGACGGCCCGGAACGCGCCATCATCGAGTGCGCCAGCCAGATCCTGCTCGTGGCCGACCCAGCACGCGGCCAGGCCAACGGGCTCGCCGACCTGCCCGACACGCTGTGCGGAGCCGCCGGGCATGGCTTCCCGCCCCGGCACGTCGGCCTGGTCTGGAACCGCGTCCCCATCGGCGACGCCCCGTTCGAGATTCCCACCCTGGACGGCCTCGGATTCGCCGACCTCCAACGCCTGCCGGACATCGGCGACGCCCACGTCCGCGCCGTCGCCGCGGGTGACGCCGCGCGCGTGCTGCACGACAACGCCTCCTGGGCCGCCAGGATCCACCTTCTCGGGGAAGCCGTCGTCGGTCCCGGACACATCACGCCGATCAGTTCGGATGTAGCCGATCTCCTACCGACACTGCAACGGAACGGAACGCCGCGCACGGAGACCAGAACGCGCCGGAAGTTCCTGGCCCGCATCAGGTTCGCGGCACGGGCACCCGGGGCGGCGTCATGA
- a CDS encoding preprotein translocase subunit SecA produces the protein MLEKIECWVPRRFRGIARDCIALQPRYRSRADTDLTARYRRLRELAHHQPPTHTLRRYLVAHTFAVGREAIRRTLGTEHRPVQLLGAAAVAYGHLAEIATGEGKTITLFLAAAAHALRGNGVHVITANSYLAARDAAALEPAYRLLGLTVAPVPAETHRKARRCAYAADITYGTLADFGFDHLRDALVTNPADRVHRGHHVAILDEADAVLIDEANTSLILTTSTDAPADRWPSELAAVVPRLTPVLDYHGLLSEGQVGYTDRGWSRLHQFSAVDPEAWRSAEFLAAAQNALAAHLLYEMGRDYIVEDEQVLLVDVHTGRSLPGRRLATGLHQALEAKEKLPVCADPVPRASISVQAFLRQYRLLGGVSGTVMSEAAELRRVYRVPVTHIPPHRPSRRVDLPDQLYPTSAARDEALVDEVLAAHRQRRPVLVSTPSCVAARNLFGHLTAAGLRPRLLTAEDDQAEAQVISQAGRIDAVTVATGLAGRGTDIRLGGPDTAEARRIRRLGGLLVLAAGRSTSPRADRQLAGRAGRQGDPGTTRFLLSAEDDLLLDNASTELRRVLDTHPGHAETPLIGRPVDRLVRRAQVTADWRRFLARRQLQRYDEVIDHQWQAVARSRSHILTGDLHDTLPTLATAVRGWAPGQLRAVGGRTWPASAFCGPDGAEAATRGRIGDALVQHGQQEIRQLLLAVVDQAWTDHIHTLLVHQDASHAAVWLHSDPVEEFRRVAISSYQNMITSARRELLRTLLQDPSPPVLPLRHRDRRWEGTAQDEPPKDSTSHRPTW, from the coding sequence ATGCTGGAGAAGATCGAGTGCTGGGTTCCGCGGCGATTCCGGGGCATCGCCCGCGACTGCATCGCCCTCCAGCCCCGGTACCGAAGCCGCGCCGACACCGACCTGACGGCGCGATACCGGCGACTACGCGAGTTGGCGCACCACCAGCCCCCGACCCACACGCTGCGCCGGTACCTCGTGGCGCACACCTTCGCCGTTGGCCGAGAAGCAATCCGTCGAACCCTGGGAACCGAACACCGGCCAGTGCAACTACTCGGCGCCGCCGCGGTCGCGTACGGGCACCTCGCCGAGATCGCCACCGGCGAGGGCAAGACGATCACCTTGTTCCTGGCCGCGGCCGCCCATGCCTTGCGCGGTAACGGGGTGCACGTCATCACCGCCAACTCCTACCTCGCTGCCCGGGACGCAGCCGCCCTCGAACCCGCTTACCGGCTGCTCGGCCTGACAGTTGCCCCGGTACCTGCCGAAACTCATCGGAAGGCCCGCCGGTGCGCCTATGCCGCCGACATCACCTACGGCACGCTCGCCGACTTCGGGTTCGACCACCTCCGCGACGCCCTGGTCACCAATCCCGCGGACCGGGTGCACCGCGGACACCATGTGGCGATCCTGGACGAGGCGGACGCGGTGCTCATCGACGAGGCCAACACCTCGCTGATCCTCACCACCTCAACCGACGCCCCGGCCGACCGCTGGCCGTCCGAGTTGGCCGCCGTTGTCCCGCGGCTGACGCCGGTGCTGGACTACCACGGCCTCCTGAGCGAAGGGCAGGTCGGCTACACCGACCGCGGCTGGAGCCGCCTCCACCAGTTCTCCGCTGTCGATCCCGAGGCGTGGCGATCCGCGGAATTTCTGGCCGCCGCGCAGAACGCCCTCGCCGCGCACCTGCTCTACGAGATGGGCCGGGACTACATCGTTGAAGATGAGCAGGTTCTCCTGGTTGATGTCCACACAGGACGGTCACTGCCGGGCCGCCGTCTGGCAACCGGACTACACCAGGCACTGGAGGCCAAGGAGAAGTTGCCCGTATGCGCAGACCCGGTTCCCCGGGCATCGATCAGCGTTCAGGCGTTTCTGCGGCAGTACCGCCTCCTCGGCGGAGTCAGCGGCACTGTGATGTCGGAGGCCGCCGAACTCCGCCGCGTCTACCGGGTTCCGGTCACCCACATCCCGCCACACCGGCCAAGTCGACGAGTCGACCTGCCGGACCAGCTGTATCCGACCAGCGCCGCCCGGGATGAGGCCCTTGTCGACGAAGTGCTTGCCGCACATCGGCAACGGCGACCAGTGCTGGTGAGCACGCCCAGTTGCGTGGCCGCGAGAAACCTGTTCGGGCATCTGACGGCAGCCGGTCTCCGGCCTCGCCTTCTCACCGCAGAAGACGACCAGGCCGAGGCCCAGGTCATCAGCCAAGCCGGCCGAATCGACGCGGTCACGGTGGCCACCGGGCTTGCCGGGCGCGGCACCGACATCCGCTTGGGCGGCCCCGACACCGCGGAAGCCCGGCGAATCCGCAGACTCGGGGGTCTGCTGGTGCTGGCGGCCGGGCGGTCGACATCACCTCGGGCGGACCGTCAGCTGGCTGGCCGGGCCGGGCGGCAAGGAGATCCCGGTACAACAAGGTTCCTGCTCTCCGCCGAGGACGACCTGCTCCTGGACAACGCTTCCACCGAGCTACGCCGCGTCCTCGACACCCACCCCGGTCACGCCGAAACGCCCCTGATCGGCCGACCGGTTGACCGGCTTGTCCGTCGCGCTCAGGTCACCGCAGACTGGCGACGGTTCCTCGCACGACGCCAACTCCAGCGCTACGACGAGGTGATCGACCACCAGTGGCAGGCGGTCGCCCGCAGCCGCAGCCACATCCTGACTGGCGACCTCCACGACACTCTGCCCACACTCGCGACCGCGGTCCGGGGGTGGGCGCCGGGCCAGCTCCGCGCCGTCGGCGGACGGACTTGGCCGGCAAGCGCGTTCTGCGGGCCGGACGGCGCCGAAGCCGCGACCCGGGGCCGGATCGGGGACGCGCTTGTCCAGCACGGACAACAGGAAATCCGGCAGCTCCTGCTCGCCGTCGTGGACCAGGCGTGGACCGATCACATCCACACGCTGCTCGTACACCAGGACGCCAGCCACGCCGCGGTCTGGCTGCACAGCGACCCGGTCGAGGAGTTCCGCCGAGTAGCGATCAGCAGCTATCAGAACATGATCACCTCGGCCCGTCGTGAACTCCTGCGAACACTCCTGCAGGACCCCTCGCCGCCTGTGCTCCCACTACGGCACCGAGATCGCCGCTGGGAGGGAACTGCCCAGGACGAACCTCCAAAGGACTCGACCTCGCACCGGCCGACCTGGTAG
- a CDS encoding ATP-binding protein translates to MGEHYSNTPGSRSFGVELRAWRVRNGLSLSQLSALVHYNKGHLSRVERGLIPSTTALAKACDTALDADGKLFQLHDVAEAKPTAGPKPAQLPAAPTTFVGRSYHLSRMTGLLGDDKHPGSVTVVAIDGTPGVGKTSLALRWAHSVRDRFPDGVLFAALDGYGPDASPASPNDVLEGFLRALGVAPDRIPAEEGHRAALYRSLLHQRRMLVVLDNAVDSRQVRPLLPGSESCVVVTTSRQRLSGLVIADAAVCITLNPLSLDEAAELIRLIVGPRRADTDPGAVASITQRCSYLPLALRIAAERLVAHPQLAVSELATDLIGEADRLNVLTTGDDDTLALRAVFSWSYRALGDGEARLFRLLSLHRGPFLSTEAVAALSGGTVSRTRRLLTRLVEAHLVEQAGPGAYRLLGLLRLYATDLAEDTDTHEVRATAVSRLVRWYLYSANSAFRVLTPHCPHLNLGAPRDGLHPWRFTDYDEATAWCETELANFTSILQAARQAGLNTECWQLAVALFGFFLLRKPWGIWLSTQLIGVEAARAAGNELAESWVLTNLGEACRQQHQLDEAQGHFERALNLSHDHPGSIGYCWGLAGIGYVAMDRKQYAAASNALAEAVMRFRASGYTYGEATALAALGDAHRGQGDLDRAMVFGKQALELFRSLGDRKAQGDTLIRLVRTATACGEFAQAHVYCADALAAHRECGDRWSEADDIQEKGNILYLGDDDLLGAQKCWRAALEIFEDIDRFKATQLRELLSQ, encoded by the coding sequence GTGGGGGAGCATTACTCGAACACGCCCGGATCCAGATCGTTTGGAGTTGAGCTGCGTGCCTGGCGAGTCCGAAATGGACTGTCGCTGAGCCAACTGTCCGCGTTGGTGCACTACAACAAAGGGCACTTGAGCCGAGTTGAACGCGGGCTGATCCCGTCGACCACCGCGCTCGCCAAGGCATGTGACACAGCACTGGACGCCGACGGGAAGTTGTTCCAGCTCCACGACGTCGCCGAGGCCAAGCCGACCGCCGGACCGAAGCCGGCGCAACTTCCGGCCGCCCCGACGACGTTCGTCGGGCGGTCCTACCACCTGAGCCGGATGACCGGCCTGCTCGGAGACGACAAGCACCCCGGTTCAGTGACGGTCGTGGCCATCGACGGCACGCCGGGCGTCGGCAAGACCTCCCTCGCCCTGCGCTGGGCGCACAGCGTCCGCGACCGTTTCCCGGACGGTGTCCTGTTCGCCGCGCTGGACGGGTACGGCCCCGACGCGAGCCCAGCCTCTCCAAACGATGTCCTCGAAGGCTTTCTTCGCGCGCTCGGTGTTGCTCCCGACCGAATCCCGGCTGAGGAAGGCCATCGTGCCGCGCTGTACCGCTCCCTGCTGCACCAGCGGCGGATGCTCGTCGTGCTGGACAACGCCGTCGACTCGCGACAAGTGCGACCGCTGCTGCCTGGTTCGGAAAGCTGTGTCGTGGTGACCACCAGTCGGCAGCGGCTTTCCGGGCTCGTCATCGCCGACGCGGCAGTGTGCATCACCCTCAACCCGCTCAGCCTGGACGAAGCCGCCGAACTCATTCGCTTGATCGTCGGTCCCCGCCGCGCCGACACCGATCCCGGCGCCGTGGCCAGCATCACCCAGCGCTGCTCCTACCTGCCATTGGCGCTGAGGATCGCCGCCGAACGCCTCGTCGCCCATCCCCAGCTCGCCGTTTCCGAACTGGCCACGGACCTGATCGGAGAGGCTGACCGGCTCAACGTCCTCACCACCGGGGACGATGACACCCTCGCGCTTCGTGCGGTGTTCTCCTGGTCCTACCGTGCCCTCGGCGACGGCGAAGCACGCCTGTTCCGGCTGCTGAGCCTGCACCGCGGCCCATTCCTGAGCACCGAGGCCGTGGCGGCCTTGTCCGGCGGCACTGTGTCCCGGACCCGCAGGCTGTTGACTCGACTGGTCGAAGCCCACCTTGTCGAACAAGCCGGCCCCGGTGCCTACCGACTCCTGGGCTTGCTCCGGCTGTACGCCACGGACCTGGCCGAGGACACCGACACCCACGAGGTCCGCGCGACCGCGGTCAGCCGGCTCGTCCGCTGGTATCTGTATTCGGCCAACTCGGCGTTCCGTGTGCTGACCCCGCATTGCCCGCACCTGAACCTGGGGGCGCCACGCGACGGACTACACCCCTGGCGTTTCACCGACTACGACGAGGCGACGGCTTGGTGCGAGACTGAACTGGCCAACTTCACCTCCATCCTGCAGGCTGCCCGTCAGGCTGGACTGAACACCGAATGCTGGCAGTTGGCCGTCGCGCTTTTCGGCTTCTTCCTGCTGCGGAAGCCATGGGGCATCTGGTTGTCCACCCAGTTGATCGGGGTGGAGGCCGCGCGTGCGGCCGGCAACGAACTCGCCGAATCGTGGGTGTTGACCAACCTCGGTGAGGCTTGTCGTCAGCAACACCAACTCGACGAGGCGCAGGGCCACTTTGAGCGCGCGCTGAACCTCAGCCATGACCACCCTGGATCCATCGGATACTGCTGGGGATTGGCGGGCATCGGCTACGTAGCCATGGACCGGAAACAGTACGCAGCAGCATCCAATGCGCTGGCCGAAGCAGTCATGCGCTTCCGGGCCAGCGGCTACACATACGGTGAGGCGACCGCGCTCGCCGCGCTTGGTGATGCCCACCGTGGCCAAGGCGATCTCGACCGGGCGATGGTCTTCGGCAAGCAAGCGCTCGAACTGTTTCGCTCCCTCGGTGACCGCAAGGCCCAAGGTGACACCCTCATCCGGCTGGTCCGCACCGCCACCGCCTGCGGCGAGTTCGCCCAGGCGCACGTCTACTGCGCCGATGCCCTGGCCGCCCACCGCGAATGCGGAGACCGTTGGAGCGAAGCCGACGACATCCAGGAAAAGGGCAATATTCTCTATCTGGGAGACGATGACCTACTCGGCGCCCAGAAGTGCTGGCGGGCCGCACTGGAGATCTTCGAGGACATCGATAGGTTCAAGGCAACTCAACTGCGAGAACTACTGTCGCAATAG